A single genomic interval of Lathyrus oleraceus cultivar Zhongwan6 chromosome 7, CAAS_Psat_ZW6_1.0, whole genome shotgun sequence harbors:
- the LOC127103995 gene encoding uncharacterized protein LOC127103995, which produces MYTLCLSILQHFVGTNVPIGEKIQTLLQNLRCPSLTHFRWYKDTFLSRVYQLNNPISLHWKAKFIDGLPHFFSEKVRQSLRQKNDGININYSDLTYGHIISTCVNEGLTLYNDIKLRNQLKKQKLSEIHQLGEFCEQFSFDLEKSPDNNNKKKGKNFRNKPYKDKSKNSYKNSYKNKKKGHYNKGRPEEKSFDPKGKRKAKKLDITCHKYGKHGHYANQCWTKKALNEIKDEQLRSQLEKVLLLNSDSENYSSEEDINMIYESSTECSSENSDSNDCQCNQLDYWKSIVDMNGLNVLTSEQDEAIKAIESISNK; this is translated from the coding sequence ATGTATACTCTGTGTCTCTCCATCTTACAACATTTTGTAGGAACCAATGTCCCTATTGGAGAAAAAATCCAGACACTTCTTCAAAACCTTAGGTGTCCTTCTCTTACCCACTTTAGATGGTATAAGGATACTTTTCTTTCAAGAGTTTATCAATTAAACAATCCCATTTCTTTGCATTGGAAAGCAAAATTTATTGATGGATTACCCCATTTCTTTTCTGAAAAGGTTAGACAATCTTTAAGACAAAAAAATGATGGGATAAATATAAATTATTCTGACCTTACTTATGGTCATATAATTAGCACTTGTGTTAATGAAGGATTAACTTTATATAATGACATAAAGCTTAGAAATCAACTTAAAAAGCAAAAGCTTTCGGAGATACACCAACTTGGTGAATTTTGCGAACAATTTTCTTTTGATCTTGAAAAATCTCCagataataataataagaaaaaaggaaaaaatttCCGCAATAAACCTTATAAGGATAAGTCAAAAAATTCTTATAAAAATTCCTATAAGAATAAGAAAAAGGGTCACTACAATAAAGGTAGACCTGAAGAAAAATCTTTTGACCCTAAAGGTAAAAGAAAAGCCAAAAAGCTTGACATAACGTGTCATAAATATGGCAAACATGGTCATTATGCCAATCAATGTTGGACTAAAAAAGCTCTTAATGAGATAAAAGATGAACAATTACGTTCTCAATTAGAAAAAGTTTTACTTCTCAATTCTGATTCTGAAAATTATTCTTCAGAAGAGGATATTAATATGATTTATGAATCCTCTACTGAATGCTCTTCTGAAAATTCTGACAGTAATGATTGTCAATGTAATCAATTAGATTACTGGAAATCAATTGTTGATATGAATGGGTTAAATGTTTTAACCTCAGAACAAGACGAAGCTATAAAAGCTATAGAATCTATTTCTAATAAATAA